The Impatiens glandulifera chromosome 8, dImpGla2.1, whole genome shotgun sequence genome includes a window with the following:
- the LOC124912506 gene encoding uncharacterized protein LOC124912506 isoform X2 has product MEKTSAARAIEWNIDLEKSLRSNKPGQDLEAINQMGPRLEQWCREPEVNMSESNMFGLIHGEEKLFANAILLRLADAFTSENKQIQASVVKLFLYLWKNCKKKGYNQLDRVMSKLSLMNRVELLRRVKVVFDGGDTESRALALTFFGCCACIAKERAEIRYLILSSLMSSDVLEVRLNCFDFR; this is encoded by the exons ATGGAGAAAACTTCAGCTGCTCGTGCAATTGAATGGAATATCGATCTTGAGAAGAGCCTCCGATCAAACAAACCAG GTCAAGATCTTGAAGCCATAAATCAAATGGGTCCAAGACTTGAGCAATGGTGTAGAGAACCCGAAGTTAACATGTCAGAAAGTAACATGTTTGGGTTAATCCATGGAGAAGAAAAGCTATTTGCTAATGCAATCTTGTTAAGGCTTGCTGATGCTTTTACCTCAGAGAACAAACAGATTCAAGCCTCTGTTGTTAAacttttcctttatttatgGAAGAACTGTAAAAAGAAAGGATACAACCAACTTGACAGAGTAATGTCAAAGCTTAGTTTAATGAATAGGGTAGAGCTACTAAGGAGGGTTAAGGTTGTCTTTGATGGTGGTGACACTGAATCCCGAGCTCTTGCATTGACATTTTTTGGCTGCTGTGCTTGTATTGCTAAGGAAAGAGCAGAAATTCGGTATCTTATTCTTTCAAGTTTGATGTCAAGTGATGTTCTAGAGGTCAGGCTCAATTGTTTTGATTTCAG GTGA
- the LOC124912506 gene encoding uncharacterized protein LOC124912506 isoform X1 has translation MEKTSAARAIEWNIDLEKSLRSNKPGQDLEAINQMGPRLEQWCREPEVNMSESNMFGLIHGEEKLFANAILLRLADAFTSENKQIQASVVKLFLYLWKNCKKKGYNQLDRVMSKLSLMNRVELLRRVKVVFDGGDTESRALALTFFGCCACIAKERAEIRYLILSSLMSSDVLEVKASLFAAGCFSELSDDFASVFFEILVNMVTSSDLSWDVRLVGVRLFSKMGSSLTLASKAYKVMHY, from the exons ATGGAGAAAACTTCAGCTGCTCGTGCAATTGAATGGAATATCGATCTTGAGAAGAGCCTCCGATCAAACAAACCAG GTCAAGATCTTGAAGCCATAAATCAAATGGGTCCAAGACTTGAGCAATGGTGTAGAGAACCCGAAGTTAACATGTCAGAAAGTAACATGTTTGGGTTAATCCATGGAGAAGAAAAGCTATTTGCTAATGCAATCTTGTTAAGGCTTGCTGATGCTTTTACCTCAGAGAACAAACAGATTCAAGCCTCTGTTGTTAAacttttcctttatttatgGAAGAACTGTAAAAAGAAAGGATACAACCAACTTGACAGAGTAATGTCAAAGCTTAGTTTAATGAATAGGGTAGAGCTACTAAGGAGGGTTAAGGTTGTCTTTGATGGTGGTGACACTGAATCCCGAGCTCTTGCATTGACATTTTTTGGCTGCTGTGCTTGTATTGCTAAGGAAAGAGCAGAAATTCGGTATCTTATTCTTTCAAGTTTGATGTCAAGTGATGTTCTAGAG GTGAAGGCGTCATTATTTGCTGCAGGGTGTTTTTCTGAGCTGTCTGATGATTTTGCTTCAGTGTTCTTCGAGATATTAGTTAATATGGTGACATCATCTGATTTATCATGGGATGTAAGGTTGGTCGGCGTGCGATTGTTTTCCAAAATGGGATCCTCGTTAACACTTGCCAGTAAAGCTTACAAGGTTATGCATTATTAA
- the LOC124912907 gene encoding uncharacterized protein LOC124912907 produces MPHFWTAREICDFSSTADSLEILVHILEESSFSPLLRCGALNLLQKMMLSYALPTMSDTNMLEIPKLFIVLKNSVQSSIWEERVSAIGILIDLAQNITGKKDATFLASRIMLFVIDQINWLVRQVQDLHQQDGHSLLGLLLYLVENYPDLGSVELDKICLILEYLLDSCDQFEGNNGRFFASKVLLCLSKFIVCCLQKFDYFTVEILHKIKIVLKRILHCSLFDCHTKVLYYLYLQSYTTHHFMLNEMNDHLDSTIRDYLAQNTICNWSTYKVGKYAACQRLRIYS; encoded by the exons ATGCCTCATTTCTGGACAG CGAGGGAAATTTGCGATTTTTCTTCAACTGCAGATTCATTGGAGATATTGGTCCACATACTCGAAGAGTCATCATTTTCACCTTTACTGCGATGTGGAGCTCTTAATCTTCTCCAGAAGATGATGCTCTCATATGCCTTACCTACTATGTCGGACACAAACATGCTTGAGATCCCCAAGCTCTTTATTGTTCTAAAAAATTCAGTTCAATCTTCAATCTGGGAAGAAAGAGTCTCAGCCATTGGCATTCTGATTGATTTGGCACAGAATATCACTGGGAAGAAAGATGCAACATTTCTAGCATCTAGAATCATGTTATTTGTCATTGATCAGATCAACTGGCTAGTTCGGCAAGTACAGGATCTTCATCAGCAAGATGGACACAGCTTGCTTGgtcttcttctttatcttgtTGAAAATTATCCAGATCTCGGGAGTGTTGAGCTGGACaagatttgtttaattttagaatATCTGCTTGATTCTTGTGACCAGTTTGAAGGAAATAACGGCAGATTTTTCGCATCAAAGGTTTTGCTTTGCTTGTCTAAATTCATCGTCTGTTGCCTCCAGAAATTCGATTATTTTACAGTGGAAATCCTTCACAAAATCAAGATAGTTCTCAAACGTATACTTCACTGCTCCTTATTCGACTGCCATACTAAGGTTCTTTACTATCTTTACTTGCAGTCATATACGACACACCATTTCATGTTAAACGAGATGAACGATCATCTCGACAGTACTATACGAGATTACTTAGCTCAAAATACAATCTGTAATTGGTCCACTTATAAAGTTGGGAAGTACGCAGCCTGTCAAAGGCTTCGTATTTATAGCTAA
- the LOC124912908 gene encoding uncharacterized protein LOC124912908: MSLEQLAQSEMKIQLLFPPKQVEWKIKLHENMDRLIGALNGIQSSRESLRTIETSHGVFSFQRWFISIRQRILECTLDILKLCGNYEIQVEKNMQISFRLLKIARELDLITLFSSLEMNKRNLEIFQALALSCSMLAFTTGFSLSYSNITDGSENLDNLNGTLAHDLFCRLELVEGEAIKELGSLLRIYGPTKCFSFLHSRNRVSSSNGDAKGLIKICGDAVTAVVGMVFKTNPGNDGTSRQIPSDGLQLLLDTIAKWMHIPFRMPKRFFQMRPFISCELFASSSTKYQEEISVKQGFHLSLNLCIQLKNIPDNSSLRLTKLYCILQCKSSSRVLNRHSEEQMEVDGPEYEADDMVDLNDKLFQHIVNESNRNSGETNKKKSDDEDVFIVETVVSFEPNESGIGFSACLFDVSNFGVGFYRIKWHSCCLDSEDSCWSLFPLNPSLDFTVVQEINQ, translated from the exons ATGTCATTGGAGCAGTTGGCTCAGTCTGAAATGAAAATTCAATTACTTTTCCCCCCGAAACAAGTTGAGTGGAAAATAAAACTGCATGAAAATATGGATAGGCTTATTGGAGCCCTCAATGGTATTCAGTCTTCAAGAGAGAGTTTACGAACCATTGAAACTAGTCATGGAGTATTTTCTTTCCAGAGGTGGTTTATCTCTATAAGACAAAGGATTCTGGAGTGTACTCTAGATATTCTTAAGCTTTGTGGAAATTATGAAATCCAAGTAGAAAAGAATATGCAAATATCCTTTCGGTTATTGAAGATAGCACGAGAGCTCGATCTAATAACTTTGTTTTCGTCCTTAGAAATGAATAAGAGAAATTTGGAGATCTTCCAAGCACTTGCACTAAGTTGTTCTATGTTGGCTTTCACCACTGGATTTTCTCTGTCGTATTCTAACATTACCGATGGTTCAGAAAATTTGGATAATTTAAATGGTACATTAGCTCATGACTTATTCTGCCGCTTGGAACTTGTTGAAGGGGAAGCCATAAAAGAACTCGGCTCACTTTTGAGGATTTATGGGCCAACcaaatgtttttcttttctgcATTCGCGGAATCGGGTCTCAAGTAGTAATGGCGATGCAAAAGGCTTAATTAAGATTTGTGGTGATGCAGTTACAGCTGTTGTTGGCATGGTATTTAAAACCAACCCAGGAAATGATGGAACTAGTCGCCAGATTCCATCGGATGGCTTGCAACTTCTGTTGGATACAATAGCAAAATGGATGCACATCCCTTTTCGAATGCCCAAGCGGTTTTTTCAAATGAG GCCTTTCATTTCTTGTGAACTCTTTGCCTCAAGTTCAACTAAATATCAGGAGGAGATTTCAGTCAAGCAAGGCTTCCATTTATCGCTAAATCTATGCATCCAGTTGAAGAACATTCCAGATAATTCTTCTCTCCGTCTGACCAAACTTTATTGTATCCTTCAATGTAAATCATCCTCTCGTGTCTTGAACCGACATTCAGAGGAGCAAATGGAGGTGGATGGACCAGAATACGAGGCAGATGACATGGTAGATTTGAACGACAAGTTATTTCAGCATATTGTAAACGAAAGCAATAGGAATAGTGGCGAAACAAACAAGAAAAAGAGTGACGACGAAGATGTATTTATCGTGGAAACAGTTGTGTCCTTTGAACCTAATGAGAGTGGGATTGGCTTCTCCGCTTGCTTGTTTGATGTTTCAAATTTTGGTGTTGGATTTTATAGGATTAAATGGCATAGCTGTTGTTTAGACAGTGAAGATTCTTGTTGGAGCCTTTTCCCTCTAAATCCTTCTCTTGATTTTACAGTTGTTCAAGAAATTAATCAATAA